A portion of the Burkholderia sp. GAS332 genome contains these proteins:
- a CDS encoding UDPglucose 6-dehydrogenase produces the protein MKVTIIGTGYVGLVTGACLAELGNDVLCLDVDEAKIAMLNNGQVPIYEPGLANVIDRNREAGRLAFSTDAEKAATHGDIQFIAVGTPPDEDGSADLQYVIAAAKNIGKYMNGFKVIVDKSTVPVGTAGKVHEAIAAEQAMRRADVPFAVVSNPEFLKEGAAIEDFMRPDRIVIGCDDDVSGLRARSLLEHLYAPFNRNHQRTLFMDVRSAEFTKYAANAMLATRISFMNEMANLADCVGADIENVRRGIGSDPRIGYSFLYAGCGYGGSCFPKDVQALMRTAGDYDMEMNILASAEFVNERQKTVLFNKIRRHFGHALRGARFAVWGLSFKPNTDDMREATSRRLIADLLRHGATLSVYDPVALDEARRCLSDDLDAESFARVEFSQDRDQALVGADALVILTEWKEFRSPDFEQMRVALNDTLIFDGRNLYDPHVMKQTGWDYYTIGRDAARATA, from the coding sequence ATGAAAGTCACCATTATCGGAACCGGATACGTCGGCCTCGTCACGGGCGCGTGTCTGGCAGAACTGGGCAATGACGTGCTCTGCCTGGACGTCGACGAAGCGAAGATCGCGATGCTTAACAACGGCCAGGTGCCGATTTACGAGCCGGGTTTGGCGAACGTGATCGACCGCAATCGCGAAGCCGGGCGGCTCGCGTTCTCGACCGATGCGGAGAAGGCAGCCACACACGGCGACATACAGTTCATCGCGGTGGGCACACCTCCGGACGAGGACGGCTCCGCCGATCTGCAATACGTGATCGCCGCCGCGAAGAACATCGGCAAGTACATGAACGGGTTCAAAGTCATCGTTGACAAATCGACGGTACCCGTCGGCACAGCCGGCAAGGTCCACGAGGCGATTGCGGCAGAACAGGCGATGCGCCGGGCCGACGTGCCTTTTGCGGTCGTGTCGAATCCAGAATTCCTCAAGGAAGGGGCTGCGATCGAAGACTTCATGCGGCCTGATCGCATCGTGATCGGTTGCGACGACGACGTATCGGGTCTACGTGCCCGAAGCCTGCTTGAGCATCTCTACGCACCGTTTAATCGCAACCACCAGCGCACGTTGTTCATGGATGTGCGCTCGGCCGAATTCACCAAGTACGCGGCGAACGCGATGCTGGCCACACGCATCTCGTTCATGAACGAGATGGCCAACCTGGCGGACTGCGTCGGCGCCGACATCGAAAATGTTCGTCGCGGCATCGGTTCCGACCCGCGCATCGGCTACAGCTTTCTGTATGCGGGCTGCGGATACGGTGGCTCGTGTTTCCCGAAGGATGTGCAGGCACTCATGCGAACCGCCGGTGACTACGACATGGAGATGAACATCCTCGCCTCGGCCGAGTTCGTCAATGAGCGCCAGAAGACCGTGCTCTTCAACAAGATCCGAAGGCATTTCGGTCACGCACTGCGGGGCGCACGCTTTGCAGTGTGGGGCTTGTCGTTCAAACCGAACACCGACGATATGCGGGAGGCGACAAGCCGCCGCCTGATCGCGGATCTGCTGCGCCACGGCGCCACGTTGAGCGTCTATGACCCTGTCGCCCTTGATGAGGCCCGGCGCTGCCTGAGCGATGACCTCGACGCTGAAAGTTTCGCGCGCGTTGAGTTCTCGCAGGACCGTGATCAGGCGCTCGTTGGCGCAGATGCGCTCGTCATCCTCACAGAATGGAAGGAATTCCGCAGCCCCGATTTTGAACAGATGAGGGTCGCGCTCAACGACACATTGATCTTCGACGGACGCAATCTGTACGACCCGCACGTGATGAAACAGACCGGCTGGGACTATTACACGATTGGCCGCGACGCCGCTCGTGCCACGGCCTGA
- a CDS encoding Acetyltransferase (isoleucine patch superfamily) produces the protein MLKAIVNRALMRVRPGKQVAIEVGGLDLMLYLAEQSWNGLRGTVLSLRFKRAGVCFVGRNVRLRFARNIEIGRYATIGDGTILSGLGRNGLRLGARVNIGAYSRLIVGTDVARPGSHIHIGDGCGIGEYSSVGGSGGISIGRNTIIGQYFSAHPENHNFKDLSRPIREQGTTRMPIGIEEDCWLGARVTVLGGVTIGKGCVIAAGSVITRDVPPFSIVAGVPGRVVGSRRGGDDAGD, from the coding sequence ATGTTGAAAGCGATTGTCAATCGGGCATTGATGCGTGTTCGGCCCGGTAAGCAGGTCGCCATTGAAGTGGGCGGCCTGGATCTGATGCTCTATCTTGCGGAACAGAGCTGGAATGGGCTGCGAGGCACGGTGCTGTCTTTACGCTTCAAGCGCGCCGGGGTGTGCTTTGTGGGCCGGAATGTGCGACTGCGTTTCGCAAGGAATATCGAAATCGGACGCTACGCCACCATTGGCGACGGTACGATCCTCAGCGGCCTCGGCCGGAACGGTTTGAGGCTCGGCGCGCGGGTCAACATCGGTGCGTACTCGAGACTCATTGTCGGTACGGATGTCGCCCGGCCCGGCAGCCACATTCATATCGGCGACGGTTGTGGCATCGGCGAGTACTCGAGTGTGGGCGGCTCGGGCGGCATCTCGATCGGGCGGAACACGATCATTGGCCAATACTTCAGCGCGCATCCGGAGAATCACAATTTCAAGGACCTGTCGCGGCCGATTCGCGAGCAGGGCACGACACGCATGCCCATCGGCATCGAGGAAGACTGCTGGCTGGGCGCACGTGTCACGGTGCTTGGCGGGGTGACGATCGGCAAGGGCTGTGTGATCGCCGCGGGCTCGGTGATTACGCGCGACGTGCCGCCGTTCTCCATTGTCGCCGGCGTTCCGGGCCGTGTCGTGGGTAGCCGGCGTGGAGGCGACGATGCCGGCGATTGA
- a CDS encoding Glycosyltransferase, GT2 family, with translation MPAIDIFVVLYRRDPEVAETLVTLSRIDFAALGIDVEVHIWDNARAVPAPPNPHFLPFRWRYLASPGNEPLSKVYNVLVSESTRPHVVIFDQDSNVDAAFFETLADSLGKVELGADVFVPVIRHEGNLISPGRLRWIKGQALRSVTTNAMLPTDFTAMMSGMCINRTLLAQLAPQPFDERLRLYGVDTRFCRDLARHGARAYLHGAVLGHDSALRSTTDPRAALQRQIWLWQSWLRVFDRNPFEALAIRCYVLWKALSVSVGARARGNFFDVIAEVFR, from the coding sequence ATGCCGGCGATTGATATCTTCGTTGTACTGTACCGGCGCGATCCCGAAGTGGCCGAAACGCTCGTTACGTTGAGCCGCATTGATTTCGCGGCGCTCGGCATTGATGTCGAAGTACACATCTGGGACAACGCGCGAGCGGTCCCTGCGCCGCCGAATCCGCATTTTTTGCCGTTCCGCTGGCGCTATCTGGCGTCTCCGGGAAACGAACCGCTTTCCAAGGTGTACAACGTGCTGGTGAGCGAATCGACACGGCCGCACGTTGTCATCTTCGACCAGGACTCCAATGTCGACGCGGCGTTCTTCGAAACACTGGCAGACAGCCTCGGCAAGGTCGAACTCGGGGCCGACGTCTTCGTCCCGGTCATTCGGCACGAGGGGAATCTGATCAGTCCGGGACGCCTGCGATGGATCAAGGGCCAGGCACTCCGCAGTGTCACCACGAACGCCATGTTGCCGACCGACTTCACCGCGATGATGAGCGGGATGTGCATCAACCGTACCTTGCTCGCGCAACTTGCACCGCAGCCGTTCGACGAGCGGCTACGCCTTTATGGCGTCGACACCCGTTTCTGCCGCGATCTTGCGCGGCACGGTGCGCGGGCTTATCTCCATGGGGCGGTGCTCGGCCACGATTCGGCGCTACGCAGCACGACCGATCCTCGAGCGGCACTGCAGCGCCAGATATGGCTATGGCAGTCGTGGTTGCGCGTATTCGACCGCAATCCGTTCGAGGCGCTGGCGATCCGATGCTATGTGCTGTGGAAAGCCTTGAGCGTGTCAGTCGGTGCCCGCGCGCGGGGAAATTTCTTTGACGTGATTGCGGAGGTGTTTCGTTGA
- a CDS encoding Glycosyltransferase involved in cell wall bisynthesis — MSTSIAILMVHQGSELYGSDRSFVSALCALRERHPDAMIDVVLPEPGPIVDHVARYASRILYNGYGVLRKKELKARPWQTCLRMITAWLEYRRMFRSYQICYVNTVVCVAAIAALRGQRAGTYVHVREIPSSLALSVFRALLKISRASLIYNSRATAAAFAMPGDVIHNGVDITGPAAPADTAQGRARRLTIIGRINPWKGQQFVLDALSTLGRRLPVQLRIVGDVFPGYEALLDTLRETAKACEQIVEFEGFTNDPGVHFSWADFVVVPSVLPEPFGRVAIESFASGRPVIAAASGGLQEIVTDGVDGFLFAPGDMADFLRVVERALAMTHDAYAEMAKAARAKYLGAFTVQTYMRSVADTVRPLPDDTRLTRKVSALRRETP, encoded by the coding sequence TTGAGTACATCGATTGCAATCTTGATGGTCCATCAAGGGTCGGAACTGTATGGATCGGATCGCAGTTTCGTGTCGGCGTTGTGCGCTTTACGCGAGCGACATCCGGATGCAATGATCGACGTGGTATTGCCGGAGCCTGGCCCCATCGTCGATCACGTCGCGCGTTATGCGAGCCGGATTCTTTACAACGGCTATGGCGTACTGCGCAAGAAGGAATTGAAGGCACGACCCTGGCAAACATGCCTGCGAATGATTACGGCCTGGCTGGAATACCGGCGCATGTTTCGCTCGTACCAGATCTGCTATGTGAATACGGTTGTGTGCGTGGCCGCGATAGCCGCCCTGCGCGGACAGCGTGCGGGCACCTACGTGCACGTGCGGGAGATTCCGTCTTCACTCGCCCTTAGCGTTTTCAGGGCCTTGCTGAAGATATCGCGTGCTTCGTTGATTTATAACTCGCGGGCGACGGCGGCGGCATTCGCAATGCCGGGCGACGTGATCCACAACGGCGTCGACATCACCGGCCCCGCGGCTCCTGCCGACACCGCGCAAGGGCGCGCGCGGCGGCTCACGATCATCGGCCGCATCAATCCATGGAAAGGGCAACAGTTTGTGCTTGATGCGCTGTCCACGCTTGGGCGACGGTTGCCGGTGCAGTTGCGCATTGTCGGCGACGTTTTCCCAGGCTATGAGGCACTGCTGGACACACTTCGTGAGACTGCGAAAGCATGCGAGCAGATCGTGGAATTCGAAGGCTTCACGAACGATCCCGGCGTGCATTTCTCGTGGGCCGACTTCGTGGTGGTGCCGTCGGTTTTGCCCGAGCCCTTCGGACGGGTGGCGATCGAGAGCTTCGCATCCGGGCGGCCGGTGATCGCCGCCGCCTCTGGCGGCCTGCAGGAGATCGTGACCGACGGTGTTGACGGGTTCCTATTTGCGCCTGGCGACATGGCAGATTTTTTAAGGGTGGTGGAAAGGGCGCTGGCGATGACGCACGACGCGTACGCCGAGATGGCGAAGGCCGCACGGGCGAAGTATCTCGGTGCTTTCACGGTCCAGACTTACATGCGCTCGGTTGCGGACACCGTGCGGCCGTTGCCCGACGACACAAGGCTGACGCGCAAAGTGTCTGCGTTGCGCCGCGAAACACCCTGA
- a CDS encoding Glycosyltransferase involved in cell wall bisynthesis translates to MKITFILPKLTRHPTGGGKIVYQYANAMASAGHSVEVLHPETLFLWGLRKNLFLKLLSLAADCGRLLRGWMGRSESVISWMKIDPAVRIRVVPALFSRYIPNADVIVASLWRTAEYVENYPACKGAKFYLIQHHETWSGPEHRVNQTLRSRTNKIVISGWLRDLVKDLSGDDAHQVPNPVDHDEFFPTLPIASRRRVVSMLYSPHTWKGAADGISALDLAKRRFPDMEAILFGVSPRPNTLPEWIKYVENPEKRVLREEIYNASSIYLCPSWTEGWGLPALEAMACGCAIVTSDNGGTRDFVVNDENGLVVAPQAPDALGQALASLLADSERRTSFAARSIEMAKQFTLQASVSKLLAALENRPTAEVRC, encoded by the coding sequence ATGAAAATTACGTTTATTCTTCCGAAGCTCACACGACATCCGACCGGTGGCGGCAAGATTGTGTACCAGTATGCGAATGCCATGGCGAGCGCCGGTCATTCGGTCGAAGTACTGCATCCTGAAACGCTGTTCCTTTGGGGCCTGCGCAAGAACCTGTTCCTCAAACTGCTTTCGCTTGCGGCGGACTGTGGACGGTTGCTGCGAGGCTGGATGGGGCGGAGTGAATCTGTCATATCGTGGATGAAGATCGACCCGGCGGTGAGAATCCGTGTCGTGCCCGCGCTGTTCTCCCGGTACATTCCGAATGCGGATGTTATCGTGGCTTCGCTCTGGCGTACCGCTGAGTATGTTGAAAACTATCCTGCTTGCAAGGGCGCCAAATTCTATTTAATCCAGCACCATGAGACGTGGTCAGGCCCGGAGCACCGGGTGAACCAGACGCTCAGGTCGAGAACGAACAAGATCGTCATTTCCGGGTGGCTCAGAGACCTCGTCAAAGATCTTTCCGGTGACGACGCTCATCAGGTTCCCAATCCTGTCGACCACGACGAGTTCTTTCCAACCTTGCCAATCGCGAGCCGGCGGCGCGTGGTCAGCATGCTGTACTCGCCTCATACGTGGAAGGGTGCGGCCGACGGCATTTCGGCGCTCGATCTCGCGAAGCGCCGGTTCCCCGATATGGAGGCGATTCTCTTCGGTGTATCGCCGCGGCCGAATACTTTGCCCGAGTGGATCAAGTACGTTGAGAATCCAGAAAAACGTGTGCTGCGCGAAGAAATTTATAACGCTTCATCGATCTATCTGTGCCCAAGCTGGACGGAAGGATGGGGTCTTCCAGCGCTGGAAGCAATGGCGTGCGGATGTGCAATCGTCACGTCAGACAACGGAGGCACGCGGGATTTTGTCGTGAATGACGAGAACGGCCTCGTGGTCGCGCCTCAGGCGCCTGACGCGCTGGGTCAGGCGCTGGCGTCCCTGCTCGCCGACTCTGAGCGGCGCACGAGCTTTGCAGCGCGGTCGATTGAGATGGCGAAACAGTTCACCTTGCAGGCGTCGGTCTCGAAGCTCCTCGCTGCATTAGAAAACAGACCCACTGCGGAAGTACGATGCTGA
- a CDS encoding Membrane protein involved in the export of O-antigen and teichoic acid, producing the protein MLSRLKRVANNPRLRKIWSTYVPYALGIASNAGLNIVLISLLTHRLAPSEYGTFSVAVTVIVLASSIVGQWLQQATGRYLAGSSAAAVSYTKAAVLLGAGGIMLVLLVLYALVALFLLFDTGHGAGLLLACLFGVAAQTLFTLVGTSLQSEQRAWPYSMQQTCSGGLKIGFSVLVCRASQQNVDGLLYAGAAAQLIGIAFGAWRARFLDPAVLRKLGSPRTRLILHKLRVYGGAMTLWFIFMNLAMYCDRLLVRALAGPAAAGLYGAASTLVVGSVSLVMAPILAATWPQLMATWNMKNERAASRLLGDLLTYLMCAGVALVAIVNAVAEPATRLFLGERFSGASTLLPLLTASAFSFSLGPFFHKPLEFKERKATMCAFAALVLLVNALLSAVLTPRLGGVGAGAAALVSGALYCVLCTVQGRKIVRWHIRIDRLATVSALAIAVSIFSRHVSSSWHFNGNLWAFMAASAAFVVLFVVAMTGAWVVSSTCRRLKIMGG; encoded by the coding sequence ATGCTGAGCCGCCTGAAACGCGTTGCGAATAATCCTCGCTTGCGCAAAATCTGGTCCACTTATGTCCCTTACGCGCTTGGCATTGCCAGTAACGCGGGACTCAACATCGTATTGATTTCCCTTTTGACGCATCGACTTGCGCCGTCCGAATACGGCACCTTCTCGGTCGCGGTCACGGTGATCGTGCTGGCGAGCTCAATTGTTGGGCAGTGGCTGCAACAGGCAACCGGCCGCTATCTGGCCGGCTCGTCGGCTGCCGCCGTTAGCTATACCAAGGCTGCGGTATTGCTGGGGGCGGGCGGCATCATGCTGGTGCTTCTCGTTCTCTACGCGTTGGTCGCGCTCTTCCTCCTGTTCGACACAGGGCACGGCGCTGGCCTCTTGCTTGCCTGCCTGTTCGGTGTCGCGGCGCAGACCCTCTTCACCTTGGTGGGAACCTCATTGCAATCAGAACAACGAGCGTGGCCCTATTCGATGCAGCAGACCTGTTCCGGTGGCTTGAAAATCGGCTTTTCCGTGTTGGTGTGCCGCGCATCGCAGCAGAACGTCGATGGATTACTGTATGCGGGCGCTGCGGCGCAACTGATCGGCATTGCCTTTGGTGCATGGCGAGCGCGCTTTCTCGATCCAGCTGTGCTACGCAAGCTTGGATCGCCGCGTACCCGACTTATCTTACACAAGCTGCGCGTCTATGGCGGAGCGATGACGCTCTGGTTCATCTTCATGAATCTGGCCATGTATTGCGACCGGCTGCTGGTACGCGCGCTGGCGGGGCCGGCCGCCGCCGGTCTCTACGGCGCGGCGTCGACGCTGGTGGTCGGCTCGGTAAGCCTGGTGATGGCGCCGATCCTCGCGGCAACGTGGCCACAGCTCATGGCGACCTGGAACATGAAGAATGAGCGCGCGGCTTCGCGCCTGCTGGGCGATCTCCTGACCTACCTGATGTGCGCGGGGGTAGCGCTGGTCGCGATCGTCAATGCGGTTGCAGAGCCGGCTACGCGGCTGTTCCTCGGCGAGAGATTTAGCGGGGCGTCCACGCTGCTTCCTTTGCTGACAGCGTCCGCATTCAGTTTTTCGCTCGGACCGTTTTTCCACAAACCGCTCGAGTTCAAGGAGAGGAAAGCGACGATGTGCGCGTTTGCCGCGCTCGTGCTGCTAGTGAACGCACTTCTTAGCGCCGTGCTTACCCCGCGTCTGGGCGGCGTAGGAGCGGGCGCGGCGGCGCTGGTGTCGGGCGCGCTCTATTGTGTGCTGTGCACTGTGCAAGGCCGGAAGATCGTGAGATGGCATATCCGCATTGATCGGCTGGCGACGGTATCGGCACTCGCGATCGCTGTGTCGATTTTCTCGAGACACGTTTCTTCGTCGTGGCACTTCAACGGCAATCTTTGGGCCTTCATGGCTGCGAGTGCTGCTTTTGTTGTGTTGTTCGTGGTAGCAATGACGGGCGCCTGGGTCGTGAGTTCGACCTGCCGGCGGTTGAAGATAATGGGTGGTTAG